Within Alcaligenes sp. SDU_A2, the genomic segment CGGTCATGATCGGTGCCATGAAACGCGCCGGCTACCCCAGTTCCTTCTCGGCCAGCGTGGTGGCGGCAGGCGCAGCCACCGATATCCTGATTCCGCCCTCGATCGCCTTTATTGTCTATTCCGTCCTGGTGCCCGAGGCCTCCGTGCCGGCGCTGTTTGCCGCCGGCATGCTACCCGGCATCCTGGCGGGCCTGGGCCTGGTCATCCCCGCCGTCTGGCTGTCGCGCCGCCACAAGCTGGGCACGGCGGAATCGCAGCTGCCACGTCCGCCATTCTGGCGCAGCCTGCGCGAGGCATCTTGGGGATTGATCGCGCCGGTCATTATCCTGGGGGGCATGCGCATGGGCCTGTTCACCCCGACCGAAGCGGCCGTCGTGGCGGTGTTCTACGGCTTATTCGTAGGCATGGTCGTGTATCGCAGCATACGGGTGCGCGATCTGTTCGAAATCCTGCGCGAAGCGGCCGAACTGTCGGCTGTGATCATGATGGTGGTGGCCCTGGCCGGTATTTTTGCCTGGGCCTTGTCCACGCTAAGCATCGTCGATCCGCTCACCCATGCCATCATCCACTCGGGACTGGGCGAATACGGCATTCTGGCGCTGATGATCCTGCTGCTGATCGTGCTGGGCATGTTCCTGGACGGCATTTCCATCTTTCTGATCTTCGTGCCGCTGTTCATGCCCATTGTGCACAACTTCGGCTGGCACCCGGTCTGGTTCGGCGTGCTGCTGACCCTGAATGTAGCGCTGGGCCAATTTACCCCGCCGGTGGCCGTGAACCTGATGGTGTCCTGCCGCATCGCCGGCGTGCCGATGGAAAGCACGCTGCGCTGGGTGGGCTGGCTTTTGCTGGGCATGGCCAGCACCATGCTGCTGGTCATCGCCCAACCCGACATCGCCCTGTGGCTGCCGCGCTACCTGGGTTTCAACTAGAACGATTCGTTATTGCTGACCAAAAAGGGAGACTAGCCCATGAAACTGCGACACATCCTGGCCGCCCTGGCCTGCACGGCCGCCACACTGGCCGCCGTTACCCCCGCCCAGGCGGCCTACAAATCCGAATACAAGCTGTCTATCGTGGTGGGCACGACTTTCCCCTGGGGACAAGGTGCCGTGATCTGGTCCGACCTGGTGCGCGAACGCACCGATGGACGCATCAATATCAAGATATATCCGGGCACCTCGCTGGTGCAGGGCGACCAGACGCGCGAATTTACCGCCATCCGCCAGGGTCTGATCGACATGGCCGTAGGCTCCACCATCAACTGGTCTCCGCAGATCAAGCAGCTGAACCTGTTTTCACTGCCCTTTCTGCAGCCGGACGCCAAGGCCACCGATGCGCTGATCCAGGGCGAAGTCGGCAAAGAGCTGTTCGGCTATATCGAAAAAGCCGGCGTCGTGCCGCTGGCCTGGGGCGAGAACGGCTTTCGGCAACTGAGCAATTCCAAACACGTCGTCTCCAAGCCCGAGGACATGAAAGGACTGAAGCTGCGTGTGGTGGGTTCGCCACTGTACATCGACACCTTTACCGCCTTGGGTGCCAACCCCACGCAGATGAGCTGGGCCGATGCCCAGCCCGCCCTGGCCAGCAAGGCCGTGGACGGCCAGGAAAACCCCCTGTCCATCTATGCCGGTGCCAAGCTGTATGACGTACAGCAACAGTACCTGACACTCTGGAACTATGTGTCCGATCCGCTGGTATTCGTGGTCAACCGCGATGTCTGGAAATCCTGGTCGCCCGAAGACCAGAAGATCGTGCGCGAAGCGGCCATCGAAGCCGGCAAGCGCGAAATCGAAATTGCCCGCAAAGGAATCACGGCGGCCGACCCCAGCCTGCTCAAAGAGATCGAAGGCCACGGCGTGACCATTACGCGCCTGACGCCCGAGCAACATCAGGCCTTTACGCAAGCCACCGCACCCGTGGTCGAAAAATGGACCAAGACGATCGGCGAGGATCTGGTCAAAAAAGCACGCGAGGCCATTGCCCAGACGCGTTGATGTCACGCGCCGCAAGCGCAGGCTATATGTTTACGCCTGCGCCCGGCATAACCTTGTAAGCACTCTGTCGTAGGGCGCAGACGGCCAGCTTCCTAGAATGGATCTATCCATTACGTTTATCAAGGAAGCCGCCATGAAACCCAATCTTGCCCGCCGTCTGCTCGCCCTGTTCGTTCTGACCTCCTCTGCGGCCTGGGCCAGCGATGCGCCCCTGAAAGTCGGCGTGCGCGGCGGCGTGGACGAACAGATCTGGGAAGTCGTCACCCAGGTCGCCGCCAAAAACGGCCTGAAGGTGCAACCCATCGTCATTACCGGCACCGCCAGCCCCAACGAGGCCCTGAACAATGGCGATCTGGACGCCAACTCCTTTCAGCACATTCCCTACCTGAACGACCAGATCAAACAGCGCGGCTACAAAATCGTACCGGTCGCCCACACCTTGATCTCGCCCATTGCCTTTTATTCCCAACGCCACAAGAACATCAAAGACCTGCCCGAAGGGGCCAAGGTAGGCATTCCCGACGACCCCAGCAACCAGACCCGTGCGCTGGTGGTGCTGCGCGACCACGGCCTGATTACCTTGCGAGACGGCGCAGACCCGCGCAAAGGCTCGATTACCCTGGCCGATGTGGTCAGCAATCCCAGAAAGCTGAACTTCGTGGAAAGCGCCTCCGTGGTGCTGGCCCGTTCGCTGCCTGACGTGGACGCCGCTGCCATCGTCAACAGCTTTGCCTATCAGGCAGGTCTGATCGCTACCCGCGACGGCATCGCCATCGAAAAGGCCGACAACAATCCCTATGTGAACATCATCGCCGTACGCGAACAGGACAAAAACGCGCCCTGGGTGCCGGAACTGGTCAAGGCCTACCACTCGCCGGCGGTGAAAAGCTTTATCGAGAGCAAATTTGAAGGCTCGGTCATCCCTGTCTTTGACTGATGGCGCACCCCTACCATGTCTTCGCCACCTCTCGACAAGTACCTGAACGCCTTCCTGGAAACGACGATTATGGTGGGCATCTCCTCCATCATCGCCATTGCGGCCGGTCTGCTGATCGCACTGATGCTGACCATTAGCGGCCCGGGAGGCATCTACCCCCTGCCCCGTTTCAACAAGACGCTGTCGGTGCTGATCAACGCTTTGCGCGCCGTGCCTTTCATTATTTTATTGATCGCCATGCTGCCGGTCACTCGCGCCCTGGTCGGCACCACGCTAGGCACCTGGGCCGCTATTGTGCCGCTCTCGGCCAATCTGATCCCGTTTTTTGCCCGCATCGCCCAGGTCAGCCTGAACGATGTGGACCCGGGTCTGATCGAAGCGGCACGGGCGATGGGTTGCGAGCGCCGTCACATCGTGCGGCATGTGCTCTTGCCCGAGGCCCTGCCGGGCATCATCGGCGGCATGACGGTCTGCGTCATCGCCATGATCAATGCCTCGGCCATGGCCGGTGCGGTCGGGGCGGGTGGTCTGGGCGATCTGGCCATACGCTATGGCTACGAACGCTACGAAACCCGCGTCATGTTCGAAGTCATCGTGATCCTGATCGCCGTGGTGTCGCTGATCCAATTTACGGGCGAATGGCTGGCGCGCCGGGTGAACCACCGCTGACGCGCCCCCGCTTTACTGAAACGCCGTTTCCAGAAAGCTGCGCAGCTTGCGCGAATGCAGACGTTCCTTGGGCATGTCGCGCAGCAGCTCCAGCGCCCGTATGCCGATGTGCAAGTGCTGACCGACCTGACGCGCATAGAACTCGCTGGCCATGCCCGGCAACTTCAGTTCGCCGTGCAGCGGCTTGTCGGACACGCACAACAAGGTGCCGTACGGCACACGGAATCGGAAACCATTGGCCGCGATGGTGGCCGACTCCATATCCAACGCAATCGCCCGCGACTGCGACAGACGGCGCACCGGTTCGTGGTGATCGCGCAGTTCCCAGTTGCGATTGTCGATGGATGCCACCGTGCCCGTGCGCATGATGCGCTTGAGCTCCCAACCCGACAGGCCCGCAACCTCGGCCACGGCCTGCTCCAGCGCTACCTGTATCTCCGCCAGTGGAGGGATGGGTACCCAAGTGGGCAGGTCATCGTCCAACACGTGATCCTGGCGTACATAGCCGTGGGCCAGCACATAGTCGCCAAGGCGCTGCGTCGTGCGCAGCCCTGCGCAATGGCCCAGCATCAGCCAGGCCGCCGGACGCAGCACAGCCACATGGTCGGTAATGGTCTTGGCATTGGACGGCCCTACCCCGATATTGATCAGGGTAATGCCCGAATGATTGGCCCGCCGCAGATGGTAGGACGGCATTTGCGGGGCGCGCGCCAGCGGCGCACCCACCGTGGCCGCCTGTTCGCCCGCTGGGGTAATGATATTGCCCGGTTCGACCAGATCGATATAGCCCTGGTCGTCCGCCGCCAGCACATCGCGCGCCCACTGGCAAAACTCGTCCACATAGAACTGGTAATTGGTGAACAACACGAAGTTCTGGAAATACTCCGGGCGCGTCGCGGTGTAGTGCTGCAGGCGATGCAGGGAATAATCGATGCGCGGCGCACTGAACGGGGCCAGAGGCAAAGGTTCGTTATGCACGCGCTCCCAGGTGCCATTAACAATGGCATCGTCCATGACCGCCAGATCGGGCACATCGAAGTGATCCCGCAAGGTATCGCCGGGCGATTCGGGCACGACCGTCACCGTGGACTTGACGCCATTGCTCAAGGCGAAATGCAGGGGAATAGGCAAAGACGATTCACCGATCTCTACCTGCACGCCGTGATTGCGGATCAGCAGCTCCAACTGCTCCAGCAAATAGTCGTAATACAAATCGGGGGCCGTGACCGTCGTCATGTAGGTGCCCGGCTCGACCACATGACCATAGGACAGGCGGCTATCTACTTCCTGGTAGGTTTCCACCCGCAGGCGCACTGCCGGATAGCAAGCCCGAAAACGCTGGCCGCGCACAAACCCCGTTTGCAGGCACTGGGCAAAGGAATCACGCAGAAACGCCGTATTCCGGTCGTAGATCGTGCGCAATTGCTCCACGGCACGGCGAGCATCCTCGTAGCCCTCGAACGGCATCAATTCGGGCGTAATGGTCGTGCGGGCGAAACCGGTCTGATCAAGCATGGCGACAATTCCAGGACAAAAAGCGAGTATACGAAAGCAGGCATGACAATCATAAGCGGTTTATAGTGCCCGCTTATTGCTCCTGTCCGTGATGCTGCCGTGAATCAGATCATCAACGCTGTGCTACCGACGTTTTCACTGATCTTGCTGGGCTGGCTGGCCCGGCGCGGCGGCGTGCTCGGCGGCGAAGCGATGGACGCGCTCAATAAGTTCGTGGTCTATCTGGCGCTGCCCGCGCTGCTGTTCAAGGCAATGGCCGAGATTCCCCTGGACCAATTGCGCCAGCCCGGCTTTATCGCCGCCATGCTGCTGAGCATCGCCATCGTCTATGCGCTGGGCTGGGTCGCCAGCCGCCGTCAGGGCGTGGCGCGCCCTGATGCCGCCCTCGATGCGCTGTCGGCCTCGTATTCCAACTCCGGCTATATGGGCATTCCACTGTGCCTGATGTTGTATGGCCCTGACAGCCTGCCCATTGTGGCGCTGGCCATCGTCATGACGGCCTGTCTGCTGTTCGCCTTCACCCTGGCCAAGATCGAATTTCTGCACCAGCACAAGGGACAGCGCCTGACAGTCGCCTGGACAGTGGGGCGCTCGCTGCTGCGCAATCCGCTGGTGCTGGCACCGCTGGCCGGTTCGGTTTTTGCCTTGGGCAACTGGCCGCTGCCTGCCGGGCTATCCAGCACGGCAGGCTTGCTGGGCGCGGCAGCCAGCCCTTGCGCATTGGTCTGCATTGGACTGTTTCTGGCACAACCGCAAGCCCCTGTGTCCACTCAGCGGACACGACTTTCTGTTGTTTTGGCCCTGAAAATGCTGGTCCAGCCGGCCTTGGCCGCGCTGTTTGCCTTCGTTTTGTTCGACATGCCGGTTATATGGGCCAGCGTTGCCGTGCTGCTGTCCGCCCTGCCCACAGGCACCGGCCCTTTCATGCTGGCGGCGCTCTACATGCGGGATAGCGCCCTGGTCTCGCGTGCCATCCTGTGGTCTACGCTATTGTCTGTTCTCAGCATTTCGGTGCTGTTGCGTCTTCTACCTCTTATATAAGACTTGCCGAAAAGCAGTGAATACAATAAGTATGTAGTCTTATTACAATAAGTATGAGGTGCGGCCAGTCCGAGTCCTTCATAATTTAACGCTAACCAACTTGGCATTGTGCTGGACGAATTATGCCGTCTGCCATCAAGCCGCAAACTTAGCCGCATTTAAGGCTAAGTTGCAAGGGTTTAGCGCTTTTAAGTGATCGTTGATACTCGGTCTGCTTGCCCCTGATGTCATACGCGCCAAACACCGCCCCTGGGGCGCACGTTTAGCACACGGCCCCGCCTGCCGGCTTTTTAGGTGGGTTCAAGCAGCAACGCCCCTGGCGGCCTTTACACGAAATGGCCGCTCAGGCATTGCTTTACCGAATCACGTTTAACTATCAGCAAGGGTAACCATGACCACACGAATCTCCTGCCAGCGATTGCAAGTCGCCGAGGTGCTTCATCAGTTCATCGAACAAGAAGCCTTGCCCGGCACGGGTGTTTCCTCCGAGTCCTTCTGGGCTGGCTTTGACCAGCTGGTACATGATCTGGCCCCCAAAAACCGCGCGCTGCTTGCCGAACGCGACCGCCTGCAGGCCGAACTGGACAAATGGCACGGCGCCAACCCCGGCCCCATCGCCGACATGGGCGCATACAAGACGTTCCTGAAGTCCATCGGCTATCTGCGCGATGCACCTGCCTCCGTCACCGTGAACACCGCCAATGTGGACACCGAGATCACCGAGCAGGGCGGCCCGCAATTGGTCGTGCCCATCATGAATGCGCGCTACGCCTTGAACGCCGTCAACGCCCGCTGGGGCAGCCTGTACGACGCGCTGTACGGCACCAACGCCATCCCTGATACCGACGGCGCAGAACGCGGCGGTGCCTACAACCCCGTGCGCGGTGCCAAAGTAATCGCCTTTGCACGCCAGTTCCTGAACGACACGATCCCCCTGGCCCAAGGCGACCATGTCCAAGCCACGGCCTACGTCATTGCCGACGGCGCACTGCGCGTCACCCTGGACAACGGCAGCAACACCGGCCTGAAAGACGCCTCCACCCTGTTGGGTTACCGTGGCCAGCCCGACGCGCCCGAAGCCATCGTGTTCCTGCACAACGGCCTGCACTTTGAACTGCAGATCGACCCCAACAGCCCCATCGGCCAGACCGATCCAGCCGGCGTCAAAGACATCGTCCTGGAATCAGCCCTGACCACCATCATGGACTGCGAAGACTCCGTGGCGGCCGTGGACGCCGCTGACAAGACCCTGGCCTACCGCAACTGGCTGGGCCTGGTGAACGGTTCGCTGACCGAAGAAATCCGTAAAGGCGACAAAGTCTTTACCCGCCGCCTGGCCGACGACCGCCAGTACACCGATCTGAACGGCCAGACCCAGGTTCTGCCCGGCCGCTCGCTGATGTTCGTGCGCAACGTGGGTCACCTGATGAGCAACCCCGCCATCATCGACGGCGAAGGCAATGAAATCCCCGAGGGCATCCTGGACGCCGTGCTGACCTCGCTGATCGGCATGCACGACCTGAAGCTGAAGAAAAACTCGCGCGCCGGTTCGCTGTACGTGGTCAAACCCAAGATGCACGGCCCCGACGAAGTGGCCTTTGCCTGCGAAATCTTCGACCGTGTGGAAAGCCTGCTGGGTCTGCCCGCCAACACCGTCAAGCTGGGCATCATGGACGAAGAGCGCCGCACCAGCGTGAACCTGAAGGCCGCCATCGCCCAGGCCACCGAACGCGTCGTGTTCATCAATACCGGCTTTCTGGACCGCACCGGCGACGAAATCCACACCTGCATGCAAGCCGGCGCAGTGGTGCGCAAGGCCGACATGAAACAGGCCGTCTGGCAGCCTGCCTACGAGCGCAACAACGTGCAGGTTGGCCTGCAATGCGGTCTGCGCGGCCGCGCCCAGATCGGTAAAGGCATGTGGGCCATGCCCGACCTGATGGCCGAGATGCTGGAGCAGAAGATCGGTCACGTCAAAGCCGGTGGCAACACCGCCTGGGTGCCATCGCCCACCGCCGCCACGCTGCACGCGCTGCACTACCACCAGGTCAACGTGGTCGACGTCCAGAAGAGCCTGGAAAACGACAGCAACGACTACCTGGACAGCATCCTGACCATTCCCGTGGCCACCGATACCAACTGGTCCGCCAAGGAAATTCAGGAAGAGCTGGACAACAACGCCCAAGGCATTCTGGGTTACGTGGTGCGCTGGATCGACCAGGGCGTGGGCTGCTCCAAGGTACCCGACATCCACGACGTGGGGCTGATGGAAGACCGCGCCACCCTGCGCATTTCCAGCCAGCACATCGCCAACTGGCTGCTGCACGGCATCGTCACCCACGAACAAGTGGTTGAAACCCTGCAGCGCATGGCTGCCGTGGTGGACCAGCAAAACGCCGGCGACCCGCTCTACACCAAGATGGCCGGCAACTTTGAAGGCTCTTTCGCCTTCCGCGCCGCTCAGGATCTGGTACTGAAAGGTCTGGAACAGCCCAACGGCTACACCGAGCCTCTGCTGCACCAGTGGCGTCTGGCCTTCAAGGCCGCCCAGGCCTAAAGCACACGATGTCACCCGGAGCCAGGCTCCGGGCGGCAGGTGCCCCCAAAAATCCCCATCCTGCCGGTTCAGGATGGGGATTTTTTTTACCGCCTATTCCTGATCGGTCCCCCTGACCTTGCCGGAAAAGCCCTGCTCCATCCCTGTCTGTGCAATCTCGTTATAAACTAAAACACATAACGTATTCATACAACAGGAAATCCCATGAAATCTTTGTTGCTGTCCGCCGCCTGCCTGCTGGCGGCCACCCTACCCGTCCAGGCCTCGGATCTGCTGCTGGCCACCGGCGCAGGCTATCGCAAGCCCGTCACCGAACTGCTGCAGACATTCCAGAAAGAAACCGGCCTGACGGCAGAAAGCAGCTTTGGCAATATGCAACAGGTCCGCGCCCAAAGCGAACAGAACCCCGAAATCGCCGCCATCATCGGCGACCGCTTTTTCCTGGAGCCTATGGGCATTGCCGAGCGCTTCGTGAACATCGGCCAAGGTGCGCTGATGCTGGCCGTCCCCAAAGGCAAAACCATCGTCTCCATCCAGGACCTGAAAGAACCGGCCTATCAGCGCATTGCCTTGGGCGACGCCAAAAAAACCGTCTACGGACGCGCCGCCACAACCTGTCTGCAACGCGAAGGCGTACCGGCCCAAGGGCGCACGGTGGAAGTGGCCATGCTGCCCCAAGTGTCCAGTTACCTGCTGACCGGCGAAGTGGACGCCGGTTTCATCAACCGCAGCGAAGCCCTGGCCCACAAAGACAAGCTGGGCACCATCGTGCCCATGCCGGCCAGTTGCTATGACCCCATAGACCTAAGCCTGGCCGTCCTGAAAGGACGCCAGGAAACACCCGCGCTACGCGCCTGGACACAGTTTCTGGGTTCGGAATCGGCCAAAGCCATTCTGGCGCGTCACGGTTTGTGATGCAGGTCTGGCTGGGCTGCCCGGCCGATTCGCTGGGTCTGACGCTGCGCGTGCTGGCCGGTGCCCTGGCAGCGCAACTGCTGCTGGGCCTGACCCTGGCCTGGGTGTTGGCACGCAAGCGTTTCCCCGGCCGCGCCTTGCTCGATGCCCTGGTCAGCCTGCCACTGGTCTTTCCGCCCATTGTCATCGGCTATCTACTGCTGCTGGCTTTAGGCAGACAAGGTTGGCTGGCAGGCCTGACGGGCTGGTCGCCCGAGGTGGTATTTCAGCCGACCGCACTGGTCATTGCCGCCTTTATTGCCGGCCTGCCACTGATGGTCAAACCCGTACAGAACGGCCTGCAAGCCATGTCGCCCCGCTTGAAAGAAGCCGCCGCCACGCTGGGCCACGGCTCCTGGTCACACTTTCTGCGGGTGGAACTGCCGTTGCTGCGTCCGGCCCTGGCCACCGGCCTGATTCTGTCCGGCGGACGCGCCCTGGGCGAAGTGGGCATCTCGCTGATGCTGGGCGGCAACATCGCTGGCCGCACCGAAACCCTGTCCCTATCCATCTATAACGCCGTGCTGGACGGCGACACGGGCTGCGCCAATGCGCTGTCCTGGCTGCTGGGCGTCATGGCCCTGGGCTGCTTTCTGGCGCTGCGGCGCTACGGGAACCACACATGAGTGTATTTTTTGAACAAAACCAGATCGATCAGTGGATCGGCGAGGATGCCTCCTTTCTGGACCTGACCAGCCACATGCTGGGCCTGACCGGACAGGCCGCCACCCTACGCTTTATCTGCCGGGGCGATATCACCGTAGCCGGCACCGAGGAAGTACTGCGGTTGGTGCAAACCTGCGGTGGCCAGACCCTGCAACACCTGCCCAGCGGTGTGCGCGCCGCGCCCGGCCAGGCCCTGCTGCTGGCCCACGGCCCGGCACATGCCCTGCTGCGCGCCTGGAAGGTAGGCCAGAATCTGCTGGAATTTGCCTGTGGCGTGGCCACGCTAACCCACGATGTCGTGCAGGCCGTCCAGGCCGTCAACCCGGCCGTCGCCGTGCTGACCACCCGCAAGCATGCACCGGGCGTACGCAAACTCGCCTTGAAAGCCACTTTGGCCGGCGGAGCCATGCCGCACCGCCTGGGCCTGGGCGAGACCATACTGGTCTTTCCCCAGCACCGCGCCCTGCTGGGCGGTTGGGATCAAGTCGGTCAGGCCATCGCCCAACACAAGCACGCCATGTGCGAAAAGAAAATTGTCATCGAGGCGGACGGACTGGAACAGGCGCGCCGCGCCATTCATGTCGGAGCCGATGTCATCCAATTCGACAAAGTCGCCCCCGAGTCACTGGCGGACATCGTCCCCCAATTGCGAGCCACCCATCCCGACATTCCCCTGTTGGCGGCCGGCGGCATCCATGCCGGCAATGCCGCTGCCTACGCCGCCACCGGCGTCAATGCCCTGGTCACCAGCAGCCTGCACTATGCCAAGCCGGCCGATATCGGCGTCAAGATCGAATTGGCCGATCCGCCCGAGCCGCTTGTCGTCCAAAAAATAGAAGGGCTGTACCCCTAAAACGCTTGCCTTCTGGAACACACCTGGCCAGCGCTCACACAGGCCAAAAGCACAGAGCCGGTCGCAGCTTACAGGTACGCCTCTGCCCGCAGTCGCCCACGTCCGCACAGCATCGACCCGATCTGCGCAGTCCGCCGTATGTATTTTTTTCTTAAAAAACTGATTTTCATAAGCACATCAAAAGCGCGACGAGACATGAGGCCCCATAAACACATGAGCTAATTGTCTTTCGCCCCGGCGACGATCAGGCATGTAATACAAGGCATTGACTCGCACAGACGCCGCCACTCTCGGGCGGCGTCTTGCTCCGATTTCACTGCAAGGAATTGCCATGATCCGCCCGTTGAGAACCGTTATTGTGAACGGCAGTCTGCACCGCCCATCCCGCACACAAGTACTGCTGGATGCCCTGCGAGACAGCCTGAACGATCATCTGGCGCTGCACGTACACCATATCGAACTGGTCAACCTGCTTCCCGAACTTGGGGCGGCCCTGTCGACCGATGCCTTGCCCACGGATGCCCAACACGCCATCAAAGCCATTGAAAACGCCGACTTATTGATTGTGGGCACTCCCATCTTTCGCGCTGGCATTCCGGGCCTACTCAAACACCTCTTCGATCTGATCGACATGAACGCCCTGAACGGCACGCCCGTGCTGCTGGCGGCCACCGGCGGCAGCCAGCGCCATGCCCTGGTCATTGAGCACCAATTGCGTCCCCTGTTCAGCTTTTTCCAGTCACTGACCTTGCCGATTGGCGTCTACGCCACGCCCGAGGACATTCATGACGGCGTCATCACCAGCGACGCCCTTCAACAGCACATACAACGCACCATCAATCTGGCTGTGCCCGTGCTGCAAGGCGTGCAGGCCCGTTTGCTACAAGACACGGCCGTTACGCAGGAGCAGGCCGCATGAGCCAGATCACCTCCATCACGCCCGATCTTTTCTGGTTCCTGCCTACCTCGGGCGATACCCGCTACCTGGGTAAATCCGACTTTGGCCGCGCGCCCACCAACGAATACCTGCGCAGCATCGCCGTCACCAGCGAGAACCTGGGCTACGACGGCCTGCTGATTCCCACCGGTGCATCCTGCCTGGACCCCTGGGTGGTGGCAGCCAGTCTGGTGCCGGTGACCCAACGCATCAAACTGCTGGTCGCGCTGCGTACGTCCCTGGGCATGCCCGTATCCAGCGCACGTCAGGCGGCATCCCTGGACCAGGCCCTGCATGGCCGCTTGCTGCTCAATGTGGTGCCCGGCGGCGATGCCACCGAACTGGCCGCCGAAGGCGTGTTTCTGGACCACGATACCCGCTATGAATATGCCCACGAATACCTGACGATCTGGCGCAGGCTGTTGGCCGGAGAACGCGTCGACTTTCAGGGCAAACACTTCAAGGTCGAGCATGGCCGCAACTTTTTCCCGCCCGTGCAAACGCCTTACCCACCGCTGTACTTCGGCGGCTCCTCGGACGCCGCCCACGAACTGGCTGCCGAACATGTGGATGCCTACCTGACCTGGGGCGAACCACCGGCCGCCGTCGGCAAAAAATTTGACGATATCCGCCGCCGCGCTGCCGCGCGTGGCCGCAAGCTACGTCTGGGTGTGCGCCTGCATGTCATCGTGCGTGAAACCAATCAACAAGCCTGGGCCGAAGCCGATCGCCTGATCAGCAAATTGACCGACGAGGACATTGCCAAAGCACAGGCCCAATACGCCGGCATGGACTCGGTGGGACAGCAGCGGATGGCCGCCCTGCACAAAGGCCGTCGCGATCAACTGGAAGTCTCGCCCAATCTGTGGGCCGGCGTGGGCCTGGTGCGCGGCGGAGCCGGCACAGCCCTGGTCGGCGATGCCCCAACCGTAGCCCGGCGCTTGCAGGAATACATAGACCTGGGCGCGGACTCCTTTGTGCTCTCGGGCTACCCCCATCTGGAAGAATCCATACGCTTTGCCGAGCTGGTGTTCCCGCTGCTAGGCAAGCAAGCCGTCACCATTCGGGATCGTGCGCAGACAGGGGGGGCCTTTGATGCGCGCGGCGTCCAAAACCAACAACTTTCTGCTGCATCATGAGCCAAAAAATCATAGACCTGCGCTGCCGGCCGGCCTTTCTGCATAAATTCTTCGGAGCCGAGCCCGGTTCGCCCGAACACGCGACCGCCCGCTGGTTAAACCGCCGCGTCGGCACGCGCGGCAGCGATACCCATTTCGAACAATCCCTTAGCCAGGACGGCTTTCTGAACGAAGTGCGCCAGGCAGGGCTAAGCAAAGCCGTGGTCGTAGGCCGCCACACTCCATCGCAGCATTTGCCCAACGACACCATTCACCAGATCGTGCACGGGCACCCCGAACTGCTGGGCATTGCCGGCATCGATCCGGCCCTGCAAGGCGAACATGCCGCCTTGGCCGAAGCCGAACGCGCCATCAAGGAACTGGGTCTGTCCGGCATCGACCTTGAACCCGGTTTTGGTGTCCCGGCCCGCCACCCGGACGACCCGATCTATTGGCCCGTTTACGAACTGGCCCGCCATCTGAAGGTGCCCGTATTTCTGATGAGCGGCCCGACCACGCCGGACCCGCGCTATAACGACCCGGCAGGCTTGGCCAAAGTCGCCAA encodes:
- a CDS encoding methionine ABC transporter permease, with the protein product MSSPPLDKYLNAFLETTIMVGISSIIAIAAGLLIALMLTISGPGGIYPLPRFNKTLSVLINALRAVPFIILLIAMLPVTRALVGTTLGTWAAIVPLSANLIPFFARIAQVSLNDVDPGLIEAARAMGCERRHIVRHVLLPEALPGIIGGMTVCVIAMINASAMAGAVGAGGLGDLAIRYGYERYETRVMFEVIVILIAVVSLIQFTGEWLARRVNHR
- a CDS encoding MetQ/NlpA family ABC transporter substrate-binding protein, coding for MKPNLARRLLALFVLTSSAAWASDAPLKVGVRGGVDEQIWEVVTQVAAKNGLKVQPIVITGTASPNEALNNGDLDANSFQHIPYLNDQIKQRGYKIVPVAHTLISPIAFYSQRHKNIKDLPEGAKVGIPDDPSNQTRALVVLRDHGLITLRDGADPRKGSITLADVVSNPRKLNFVESASVVLARSLPDVDAAAIVNSFAYQAGLIATRDGIAIEKADNNPYVNIIAVREQDKNAPWVPELVKAYHSPAVKSFIESKFEGSVIPVFD
- a CDS encoding AMP nucleosidase, whose product is MLDQTGFARTTITPELMPFEGYEDARRAVEQLRTIYDRNTAFLRDSFAQCLQTGFVRGQRFRACYPAVRLRVETYQEVDSRLSYGHVVEPGTYMTTVTAPDLYYDYLLEQLELLIRNHGVQVEIGESSLPIPLHFALSNGVKSTVTVVPESPGDTLRDHFDVPDLAVMDDAIVNGTWERVHNEPLPLAPFSAPRIDYSLHRLQHYTATRPEYFQNFVLFTNYQFYVDEFCQWARDVLAADDQGYIDLVEPGNIITPAGEQAATVGAPLARAPQMPSYHLRRANHSGITLINIGVGPSNAKTITDHVAVLRPAAWLMLGHCAGLRTTQRLGDYVLAHGYVRQDHVLDDDLPTWVPIPPLAEIQVALEQAVAEVAGLSGWELKRIMRTGTVASIDNRNWELRDHHEPVRRLSQSRAIALDMESATIAANGFRFRVPYGTLLCVSDKPLHGELKLPGMASEFYARQVGQHLHIGIRALELLRDMPKERLHSRKLRSFLETAFQ
- a CDS encoding TRAP transporter large permease, which produces MIATGLFLIFIALMVLGVPVGVALGLGGAFAIVMSNLDTHWFGLMAVPQSFYAGLAKYPLLAIPMFVLVGSIFDRSGVAARLVNFAIAVVGRGPGMLPLVAIAVAMFLGGISGSGPACAAAVGAVMIGAMKRAGYPSSFSASVVAAGAATDILIPPSIAFIVYSVLVPEASVPALFAAGMLPGILAGLGLVIPAVWLSRRHKLGTAESQLPRPPFWRSLREASWGLIAPVIILGGMRMGLFTPTEAAVVAVFYGLFVGMVVYRSIRVRDLFEILREAAELSAVIMMVVALAGIFAWALSTLSIVDPLTHAIIHSGLGEYGILALMILLLIVLGMFLDGISIFLIFVPLFMPIVHNFGWHPVWFGVLLTLNVALGQFTPPVAVNLMVSCRIAGVPMESTLRWVGWLLLGMASTMLLVIAQPDIALWLPRYLGFN
- a CDS encoding DctP family TRAP transporter solute-binding subunit: MKLRHILAALACTAATLAAVTPAQAAYKSEYKLSIVVGTTFPWGQGAVIWSDLVRERTDGRINIKIYPGTSLVQGDQTREFTAIRQGLIDMAVGSTINWSPQIKQLNLFSLPFLQPDAKATDALIQGEVGKELFGYIEKAGVVPLAWGENGFRQLSNSKHVVSKPEDMKGLKLRVVGSPLYIDTFTALGANPTQMSWADAQPALASKAVDGQENPLSIYAGAKLYDVQQQYLTLWNYVSDPLVFVVNRDVWKSWSPEDQKIVREAAIEAGKREIEIARKGITAADPSLLKEIEGHGVTITRLTPEQHQAFTQATAPVVEKWTKTIGEDLVKKAREAIAQTR